The Mus caroli chromosome 1, CAROLI_EIJ_v1.1, whole genome shotgun sequence genome has a window encoding:
- the Slc23a3 gene encoding solute carrier family 23 member 3 has protein sequence MSRSPLHPIPLLSVGSQDTPAPLPPLLPPLQNPSSRSWASRVCGPSTWGLSCLLALQHFLVLASLLWASHLLLLHGLPPGGLSYPPAQLLASSFFSCGLSTVLQTWMGSRLPLIQAPSLEFLIPALVLTNQKLPLTTKTPGNASLSLHLCSLTRSCHDLELWNTSLREVSGAVVVSGLLQGTIGLLGVPGRVFPYCGPLVLAPSLVVAGLSAHKEVAQFCSAHWGLALLLILLMVVCSQHLGSCQVPLCSWRPSSTSTHIYIPVFRLLSVLAPVVCVWLISAFVGTSAIPLQLSEPSDAPWFWLPHPGEWEWPLLTPRALAAGISMALAASTSSLGCYALCGHLLRLSPPPPHACSRGLSLEGLGSVLAGLLGSPLGTASSFPNVGTVSLFQTGSRKVAHLVGLFCMGLGLSPRLAQLFTNIPLPVLGGVLGVTQAVVLSAGFSSFHLADIDSGRNVFIVGFSIFMALLLPRWLREAPILLNTGWSPLDMFLRSLLAEPIFLAGLLGFLLENTISGTRAERGLGQGLPTSFTGQEIQMLQQTRRKAAQEYGLPLPIKNLCSCIPQPLHCLCPMPEDSGDEGGSSKTGERADLLPNSGESYSTASREGVRSQ, from the exons ATGAGCCGATCACCTCTCCATCCCATTCCACTTCTATCTGTGGGCTCCCAGGATACCCCTGCTCCCCTGCCACCACTGCTACCCCCTCTCCAGAATCCTTCCTCCCGTTCTTGGGCCTCTCGGGTGTGTGGGCCTTCCACCTGGGGGCTCAGCTGTCTTCTGGCTCTACAG CATTTCCTGGTCTTGGCATCTTTGCTCTGGGCCTCCCACCTGCTGCTGCTTCACGGTCTTCCCCCAGGAGGGCTCTCATACCCACCTGCTCAGCTCCTGGCTTCCAGTTTCTTTTCATGTGGCCTGTCTACGGTCCTGCAGACTTGGATGGGCAGCAG GCTACCTCTAATCCAGGCTCCGTCCCTAGAGTTTCTTATCCCCGCACTGGTGCTGACAAACCAGAAGCTACCTCTAACGACCAAGACACCTGGAAATG CCTCCCTCTCACTGCACCTGTGTAGTTTGACAAGAAGCTGCCATGACCTGGAGCTCTGGAACACTTCTCTCCGAGAG GTGTCGGGGGCAGTGGTGGTGTCCGGGCTGCTGCAGGGCACTATAGGACTTCTAGGGGTGCCTGGCCGTGTGTTCCCCTACTGTGGGCCACTGGTGCTGGCTCCCAGCCTGGTTGTGGCAGGGCTTTCTGCCCACAAGGAGGTGGCCCAGTTCTGTTCTGCTCACTGGGGCCTGGCCTTGCT gCTCATCCTGCTCATGGTGGTATGCTCTCAGCACCTGGGTTCATGCCAGGTACCCCTTTGCTCCTGGAGGCCATCTTCAACTTCAACTCACATTTATATTCCCGTCTTCCGACTCCTTTCG GTGCTTGCCCCTGTGGTCTGTGTGTGGCTCATCTCTGCCTTTGTGGGTACGAGTGCTATCCCTCTGCAGCTGTCTGAGCCCTCGGATGCACCTTGGTTTTGGCTGCCACACCCAG gTGAGTGGGAATGGCCCTTGCTGACACCCAGGGCCCTGGCTGCAGGCATCTCCATGGCTTTGGCAGCCTCCACCAGCTCATTGGGTTGCTATGCTCTGTGTGGCCATCTGCTGCGTTTGTCTCCTCCGCCACCACATGCCTGCAGTAGAGGGCTGAGCCTGGAGGGGCTGGGCAGTGTGCTGGCAGGGCTGCTGGGGAGCCCCCTGGGCACTGCATCCAGCTTCCCCAATGTAGGCACAGTGAGTCTTTTCCAG ACTGGCTCTCGGAAAGTGGCCCACCTAGTGGGGTTGTTCTGCATGGGGCTTGGGCTCTCCCCAAGGCTGGCTCAGCTATTTACCAACATCCCACTGCCTGTGCTTG GTGGGGTACTGGGAGTGACACAGGCTGTAGTTCTGTCTGCTGGATTCTCCAGCTTTCACCTGGCTGACATTGACTCTGGGCGAAATGTCTTCATCGTGGGCTTCTCCATCTTCATGGCCTTGCTTTTGCCAAGGTGGCTCAGGGAAGCCCCAATCCTGCTCAACACAG GCTGGAGCCCCCTGGATATGTTTCTTCGTTCTTTGCTGGCAGAACCCATTTTCTTAGCTGGTCTACTGGGCTTTCTCCTAGAAAACACTATATCTG GTACACGGGCTGAGAGAGGCTTAGGTCAGGGGCTGCCAACTTCTTTCACTGGCCAAGAAATTCAAATGCTTCAGCAAACCAGGAGGAAAGCTGCTCAAGAGTATGGGCTTCCTTTACCCATCAAAAACCTGTGTTCCTGCATCCCACAGCCTCTCCACTGCCTCTGTCCAATGCCTGAAGACTCTGGGGATGAAGGAGGATCCTCTAAAACAGGAGAGAGAGCCGACTTGTTGCCTAACTCTGGGGAATCGTACTCCACAGCTAGCAGAGAAGGGGTTAGGTCCCAGTAA